In Leuconostoc kimchii IMSNU 11154, one genomic interval encodes:
- a CDS encoding glycoside hydrolase family 32 protein, protein MIKKVVLFVVVLSGVFVMDNHKVLGDTMGEYSQNYHLNAKSGFMNDIQSIVYDEKTQEYKFYYLHNKDFKVGGNGTEWEAVSTKDFVHYNSLGTAIKKYTTPNGDIASGTIYKDYDNTLGFGKDALISYVTSYGEKGQTQNIWFSVDNGLTFQAYKNNPIMTPDNKDANFRDPYVFRLDGTFYMYLAEGNKIGVYNSKDGIHFNYKSGIYNKIDQLGLLECPNLFKLKTTDSHEDKWVMLFGGNGYQRQETTGTYYVVGNLIDGVFQPETDARRVDDGSDFYGAKFMQTNNHQLLGLGWLGSWDYNKQVKTNTGKVGSMSMARVLSLTQKNNYRLITNQFLTSTLFKNKVDEQTVYTKETTADALGYKTVVDKNIPLKSFALNLNTVKDNEAFPSHIHIEIDNQDSFFKFDLDTTNGYYMVSRNSTNIKNEEDAYGHYAKAHVSKINAVNQLNVQLFVDAGSIEMFFPETGETYSLAKFSESANNHVTVKVNGDTRVAYSVLE, encoded by the coding sequence ATGATTAAGAAAGTTGTGCTTTTTGTTGTTGTGTTGAGTGGTGTGTTTGTGATGGATAATCATAAGGTTTTGGGAGATACGATGGGTGAATATAGTCAAAATTATCATTTGAATGCCAAATCAGGTTTTATGAATGATATTCAAAGTATTGTTTATGATGAAAAAACTCAGGAATATAAGTTCTACTATTTGCATAACAAGGATTTTAAGGTTGGTGGTAATGGCACGGAATGGGAAGCAGTGTCTACGAAAGATTTTGTACACTATAATAGCTTAGGAACAGCTATCAAAAAGTATACGACACCCAATGGGGATATAGCCTCCGGAACGATTTATAAAGACTATGATAATACGTTAGGATTTGGTAAAGATGCGTTAATTAGCTACGTCACTAGCTATGGCGAAAAAGGGCAAACACAAAATATTTGGTTTTCTGTAGATAATGGGTTAACTTTTCAAGCTTATAAAAATAATCCCATCATGACACCTGATAATAAAGATGCTAATTTCAGAGATCCGTATGTTTTCAGATTAGATGGTACTTTTTATATGTATCTCGCTGAAGGTAATAAAATTGGTGTTTACAACTCCAAAGATGGGATTCATTTTAATTACAAATCTGGTATTTATAATAAAATTGATCAATTAGGACTATTAGAGTGCCCTAACTTATTCAAATTAAAAACAACAGATAGTCATGAAGACAAATGGGTCATGTTGTTTGGTGGTAATGGTTATCAACGTCAAGAGACCACAGGTACTTATTACGTTGTCGGTAATCTAATTGATGGGGTCTTTCAACCAGAAACTGATGCCAGAAGAGTGGACGATGGTAGTGACTTTTATGGCGCCAAATTTATGCAAACCAACAATCATCAATTACTTGGCTTAGGGTGGCTGGGTAGTTGGGACTATAATAAGCAAGTGAAAACCAATACCGGCAAGGTTGGTTCTATGAGTATGGCACGTGTCTTGTCATTAACGCAAAAAAATAACTATCGTTTAATAACAAATCAATTTTTAACTTCGACTTTATTTAAAAACAAAGTTGATGAGCAAACGGTCTATACAAAAGAGACCACAGCTGATGCTTTAGGGTATAAAACTGTTGTTGATAAAAATATACCATTGAAGAGTTTTGCATTAAATCTAAATACCGTCAAAGATAACGAGGCTTTTCCGTCACATATACATATTGAAATTGACAATCAGGACAGTTTTTTCAAATTCGATTTGGATACAACTAATGGTTATTACATGGTCTCTAGAAACAGTACAAACATCAAAAATGAAGAAGATGCTTATGGCCATTATGCTAAAGCGCACGTGTCTAAAATAAATGCGGTCAATCAATTGAACGTGCAATTATTTGTTGATGCAGGAAGTATTGAAATGTTTTTCCCTGAAACTGGAGAAACCTACTCATTAGCTAAGTTTTCTGAATCAGCAAACAATCATGTCACAGTCAAAGTAAACGGTGATACGAGAGTAGCTTATAGTGTACTCGAATAA
- a CDS encoding helix-turn-helix domain-containing protein, protein MKTLGDTIKVIRKQKKLTQKEVYMGIVSRNFASRFENGHNSVESEKLFAILKRLEVSPNEFQFIHYNNSEYQFNSILNQIDSDANMKKTATLMQKHIALKKDPSLESQILAAIAYIKVYIIGNNPLRMAVDPAYPLKRHLTETKYWSVFELRAFVDGIFIFRKDPVKLRECMTKVHDLYKKYKEFTEYSYIIEQNVASIVLNYVQIELTNFNYDSNSFRKITDNSYYSAITDFTAKLTMDFARLVIFLYLGSDQKNDEANCYEFIHMLKMLQHNDYIVFNEIYHYHLPLSQRYRKSQCS, encoded by the coding sequence ATGAAAACACTTGGAGACACCATTAAAGTAATTCGAAAACAAAAAAAACTCACTCAAAAAGAAGTTTATATGGGAATTGTGTCTAGAAATTTCGCATCACGATTTGAAAATGGGCATAACAGTGTTGAATCCGAAAAACTATTTGCCATTCTCAAAAGATTAGAAGTCTCTCCAAATGAATTTCAATTTATTCACTATAATAACTCCGAATATCAGTTTAATAGCATTTTGAACCAAATTGACAGTGATGCTAATATGAAGAAAACAGCCACGTTAATGCAGAAACATATTGCATTAAAAAAGGATCCATCTCTAGAAAGTCAAATTCTCGCTGCTATTGCATACATCAAGGTATATATTATTGGCAATAACCCTTTAAGAATGGCTGTCGATCCTGCATACCCATTAAAAAGACATTTAACCGAAACTAAATATTGGTCGGTGTTCGAATTAAGAGCATTTGTTGATGGTATTTTTATTTTTAGAAAAGACCCAGTAAAATTACGCGAATGTATGACTAAGGTTCATGATTTATATAAAAAATATAAAGAATTCACAGAATATTCTTATATAATAGAACAAAACGTCGCTAGTATTGTTCTGAATTATGTTCAAATTGAACTCACCAATTTCAACTATGATTCAAACAGTTTTAGGAAAATTACTGATAATTCTTACTACAGTGCAATAACCGATTTTACGGCTAAGCTCACTATGGATTTTGCTAGATTGGTCATTTTTCTCTATTTAGGATCAGATCAAAAAAATGACGAAGCTAATTGCTATGAATTTATACACATGCTAAAAATGCTGCAACATAATGACTATATCGTGTTTAACGAAATCTATCATTACCATTTACCTCTAAGCCAACGATATCGAAAGTCACAGTGTTCCTAA
- a CDS encoding MFS transporter, whose product MFNTIIKTSLISLVFNLSITSLNFFFGLYFLQITRSAFIFGTLTIIGPLVSLLLTPIMTRIVDTVAHKKILLTAQIVSLVFLLAYWVVVSDHLDVGTLVYVYILMIIIRVSEELFIVTLKASTTQLVEKHKYQRLNASVQSATSVANILGPIVGGLAFSLLTLPFFVFLIIILVGVSILSTSTLKLDPLHRIAATGKNSFLLVIKFIKGRPEILSLVIIAMFINLFASAITIGLPVLVINQLSLSKLVYSFLESLTSVAMVVGGIILTIHTIKDNLKIMYQSMFYFTIIIILFGFPELITHSDLIIIGLLGGLVVAFGLIVVFANTAMTTYLQMEVPENKQGGVYSIINAVSQLFVPLGGLCYGLLFDHFESYQVFISSGFLALVIIIGLLLLTKKRIIKRI is encoded by the coding sequence ATGTTCAATACAATTATAAAGACATCATTAATTAGCCTCGTTTTTAATTTATCGATAACCTCTTTAAATTTTTTTTTCGGATTGTACTTTTTACAAATAACTCGGTCAGCTTTCATTTTTGGAACACTAACAATTATTGGACCATTGGTCAGCCTATTACTGACACCGATTATGACTAGAATTGTAGACACAGTTGCACACAAAAAGATACTATTAACAGCTCAAATAGTTTCGTTAGTATTTCTTTTAGCTTATTGGGTCGTAGTTAGTGATCATTTAGATGTTGGTACACTCGTATATGTCTATATTTTGATGATTATTATTCGGGTTAGTGAGGAATTATTTATCGTCACGTTAAAAGCGTCTACTACACAGTTGGTTGAAAAGCACAAATATCAAAGACTGAATGCATCAGTCCAGTCCGCTACTTCGGTTGCAAATATTCTTGGTCCTATTGTAGGAGGACTAGCATTTAGCTTACTCACACTGCCATTCTTTGTTTTTCTAATAATTATTCTAGTTGGTGTGTCAATCTTATCCACCAGTACGTTAAAACTAGATCCGTTACATAGGATAGCAGCCACTGGCAAAAATTCCTTTTTGTTGGTTATAAAATTTATTAAAGGCCGGCCAGAAATTTTATCTCTTGTTATTATTGCGATGTTTATCAACTTATTCGCCTCAGCCATAACGATTGGTTTACCTGTACTTGTTATTAACCAATTGTCTCTGTCAAAATTAGTTTACAGTTTTTTGGAAAGTTTAACTAGCGTTGCAATGGTAGTAGGTGGCATCATATTGACTATTCACACCATTAAAGATAACTTAAAAATTATGTATCAGTCAATGTTTTACTTTACTATAATCATTATTTTGTTCGGGTTTCCAGAATTAATAACACATAGTGATTTAATAATTATTGGACTTCTAGGGGGATTAGTAGTTGCTTTCGGACTGATAGTCGTATTTGCTAATACAGCAATGACAACTTATTTACAAATGGAAGTGCCAGAAAATAAGCAGGGTGGTGTTTATTCAATCATCAATGCGGTTTCTCAACTGTTTGTCCCTCTGGGAGGATTATGTTACGGTCTCTTGTTTGATCATTTTGAAAGTTACCAAGTGTTTATTTCATCTGGATTTTTAGCCTTGGTTATTATAATTGGATTATTACTACTGACGAAAAAAAGGATTATTAAAAGGATATAA